The following proteins come from a genomic window of Paenibacillus spongiae:
- a CDS encoding winged helix-turn-helix transcriptional regulator, translating into MSASNYVPKEPTVIDCNIERTLHVIGGKWAFLVLRELFCGKRRFGELQRLIPAVSPRALTSTLRHLEEQGVLERHVFPTVPVTVEYTLTPKGEDLHQILKEMKLWSAKWT; encoded by the coding sequence ATGTCGGCTAGTAACTATGTACCCAAAGAGCCTACCGTTATCGATTGCAATATCGAACGGACCCTGCATGTTATCGGAGGCAAATGGGCTTTTCTCGTGCTTCGGGAGCTGTTCTGCGGGAAGAGAAGATTCGGCGAGCTTCAGCGGCTCATTCCGGCGGTGAGCCCACGGGCGCTGACCAGTACACTGAGGCATTTGGAGGAGCAGGGCGTCCTGGAGCGTCATGTCTTCCCGACGGTTCCCGTCACGGTAGAATATACGTTGACGCCTAAAGGCGAGGATTTGCATCAAATCCTCAAAGAGATGAAGCTATGGTCAGCTAAATGGACTTAG
- a CDS encoding sensor histidine kinase — translation MKPARLKGWFSRMVRPGSLRMQLLSRTLLVMAGLLALIGVFQYVLMDQSLIRNKAESLRGQIMAFPADMWIRSMKDADKHAEDSFKSGGGRMPVIPDATMAFIDPGGRFKVLSQGNAAESSAPELSAESYKRVLADKRWTYERVTGEDGTEHLVVLQPIGGRGAAVGIAQVSVSTGPIRDVLVRQLVIFLGLSLLAMLLGLAAFVPVLKRTLVPLSRMIQTVEHVNAGSLAIRLSDRQGQIEIDRLSASFNGMLERLEMSFEAEKEANDRLQRFVADASHELRTPLTSIHGFVEILLRGAAHQPEQLHRALGSMQGETKRMIKLVNDLLLLARLDRSPELELEEGELADMVREMEPQLRLLAGSRKVRVDTAAGIASWFDPDKMKQVVLNLFQNAIDHTDPLGGVIELSVLPAADTSPPEEVLLTIRDNGPGIEAEHLPLLHDRFYRVDTSRSRQYGGVGLGLSITKSIVDIHGGRIEVESRVGEGSIFTVRLHGRRRPT, via the coding sequence ATGAAGCCGGCGAGGCTCAAGGGATGGTTCTCCCGCATGGTACGCCCCGGTTCGCTGCGAATGCAGCTGCTGTCACGCACCTTGCTGGTGATGGCCGGACTTCTTGCGCTCATAGGCGTGTTCCAATACGTGCTCATGGACCAGTCTCTTATTCGGAATAAAGCCGAGAGTCTGCGGGGGCAAATAATGGCGTTCCCTGCCGATATGTGGATCCGGTCGATGAAAGATGCGGACAAGCATGCGGAGGATAGCTTCAAGTCCGGTGGCGGCCGCATGCCGGTCATACCCGACGCGACGATGGCGTTCATCGACCCGGGCGGCCGGTTTAAGGTGCTGTCTCAAGGGAATGCGGCGGAATCTTCAGCGCCGGAGCTATCGGCGGAAAGCTATAAGCGGGTGCTTGCCGATAAAAGGTGGACGTATGAAAGAGTGACGGGCGAAGACGGAACCGAGCATCTTGTCGTGCTTCAGCCTATAGGCGGACGCGGGGCGGCGGTCGGTATTGCGCAGGTAAGCGTGAGCACGGGTCCGATCCGCGATGTGCTGGTTCGCCAGCTGGTCATATTCCTGGGCTTGTCGTTATTGGCCATGCTGCTTGGCTTGGCCGCCTTCGTCCCCGTGTTGAAGAGAACGCTGGTTCCGCTATCCCGCATGATTCAGACCGTAGAACATGTGAATGCCGGGAGCCTGGCTATTCGTTTGTCCGACCGGCAGGGACAGATTGAGATCGACCGGCTCTCCGCCTCCTTCAACGGCATGCTGGAACGGCTGGAGATGTCCTTCGAGGCGGAGAAGGAAGCCAATGATCGGCTGCAGCGATTCGTGGCCGATGCTTCTCATGAGCTGCGCACTCCGCTCACGTCCATCCACGGGTTCGTCGAGATCCTGCTAAGAGGAGCGGCGCACCAACCCGAACAGCTGCACCGCGCGCTGGGCAGCATGCAAGGAGAGACCAAGCGGATGATCAAGCTGGTTAACGATTTGCTGCTGCTGGCCCGCTTGGACCGTTCTCCCGAGCTGGAGCTGGAAGAGGGTGAATTGGCGGATATGGTGCGGGAGATGGAGCCTCAGCTCCGGCTACTGGCCGGCAGCCGGAAGGTGAGAGTCGATACGGCAGCCGGAATCGCAAGCTGGTTCGATCCGGACAAAATGAAGCAGGTCGTATTGAATTTATTCCAAAACGCGATCGATCATACGGATCCGCTCGGCGGGGTCATCGAGCTGTCTGTCCTTCCTGCTGCGGATACCTCGCCACCGGAGGAGGTCCTGCTTACGATACGGGATAATGGACCGGGTATCGAAGCGGAGCATCTGCCGCTGCTGCACGACCGGTTTTACCGGGTGGACACGTCACGATCCCGTCAATATGGAGGGGTAGGGCTTGGTTTATCCATCACGAAGTCCATCGTCGACATCCACGGGGGCCGAATTGAAGTGGAGAGCCGTGTAGGGGAAGGCTCCATCTTCACGGTTCGTCTGCATGGCCGCCGACGACCGACGTAA
- a CDS encoding SulP family inorganic anion transporter has translation MTTIISQSSWREQWTTGIRANVLAGMTATLALIPDSLAFSFMAGVPATVGIYATVCILLVITFLGGRPGMISASAGSMAVLMLALVNEHGIQYLFAATVLTGVLQFLMGVFKLGKLMKFVPHGVLTGFVNALAILIFMSQLRYFSGASWTMYALVAVTLAIIYVLPRYFKAIPSPLVAVVLLTFAVWAMGMGDVSRIGDIAKIDASLPAFLLPDVPFTWETFMIILPYALSLAIVGYTETLLTQNLLDEMTGEKTDKNKEMRGQGIANFIAGFFGGMAGCALVAESVLNVKMGGRNRLSTLVAAVFLLLLVVVFGSLLDLVPMAALVGIMLMVCVAIFDWKSVFRPRSVPASDTVVMIVTVGAVILTHDLAIGVLVGVLISFVWFAVKASKLQVHSEWNGSRRTYRIQGQLFFGSAAEIQERIEYGCKAEEVHIDLTESKVWDHTAELALSKTVERLENAGKRVVVWKPEAQSPTG, from the coding sequence GTGACAACTATAATAAGCCAATCATCGTGGCGGGAGCAGTGGACAACCGGCATCAGAGCGAATGTGCTGGCAGGCATGACGGCCACGTTGGCGCTTATTCCCGATTCGCTCGCCTTCTCATTCATGGCCGGCGTGCCGGCTACCGTGGGGATTTATGCGACCGTTTGCATTCTGCTTGTCATTACGTTTCTCGGAGGCCGTCCCGGCATGATCTCCGCATCGGCGGGATCGATGGCTGTTCTGATGCTTGCCCTGGTGAACGAGCACGGCATTCAATATTTATTCGCCGCGACCGTTCTGACCGGCGTCCTTCAATTTCTAATGGGCGTCTTCAAGCTGGGCAAGCTTATGAAATTCGTCCCTCACGGGGTGCTGACGGGATTCGTTAACGCCTTGGCTATTCTCATTTTCATGTCGCAGCTCCGTTATTTCTCCGGCGCCTCGTGGACGATGTACGCGCTTGTGGCGGTAACGCTTGCCATTATTTATGTCCTTCCGCGCTATTTCAAGGCGATTCCTTCGCCTCTTGTGGCGGTAGTGCTCTTGACCTTTGCGGTGTGGGCCATGGGGATGGGGGATGTGTCGCGGATAGGCGATATTGCGAAGATTGACGCTTCGCTGCCGGCCTTCCTGCTGCCTGATGTGCCGTTCACATGGGAAACGTTCATGATTATTTTGCCTTACGCATTGTCGCTTGCGATTGTCGGCTACACGGAGACGCTGCTTACGCAAAATTTATTGGATGAGATGACCGGAGAGAAGACCGACAAGAACAAAGAAATGCGCGGCCAAGGCATCGCGAATTTCATCGCGGGCTTCTTCGGGGGCATGGCGGGCTGCGCGCTCGTCGCGGAATCGGTCTTGAATGTGAAGATGGGCGGGCGCAACCGGCTGTCTACGCTCGTTGCCGCCGTGTTTCTCCTGCTGCTGGTCGTCGTGTTCGGCAGCCTGCTCGATCTGGTTCCGATGGCCGCGCTCGTTGGCATCATGCTGATGGTTTGCGTCGCGATCTTTGACTGGAAGTCGGTGTTTCGTCCCCGCAGCGTACCGGCCAGCGATACAGTCGTTATGATCGTGACGGTTGGCGCGGTGATCTTGACGCATGATTTGGCCATTGGCGTTCTGGTGGGTGTTCTGATCAGCTTTGTGTGGTTTGCGGTGAAAGCGTCCAAGCTGCAGGTGCATAGCGAATGGAACGGCTCCAGACGGACTTACCGCATACAAGGTCAGCTGTTCTTCGGCTCTGCGGCAGAAATCCAGGAACGGATCGAATACGGCTGCAAGGCGGAGGAGGTCCATATCGATTTGACCGAATCGAAGGTTTGGGATCATACGGCCGAGCTCGCGCTGAGCAAGACAGTCGAGCGGTTGGAGAATGCCGGCAAGCGCGTGGTTGTCTGGAAGCCCGAAGCTCAGTCCCCTACCGGTTAG
- a CDS encoding response regulator transcription factor, translated as MRPSNGIKILLVDDEPNILQFIELGLLNEGFEVLTAQDGASALEMVKEYRPHVAVLDIMMPGMDGFELCARLKESERSIGIIMLTAKEQVGDRVKGLSLGADDYMIKPFSFAELLARIQARLRNHHPHLFGEVVAEPFRIDDRRKEIRYGERTLELSPTEYELLKFLVSHHGIVLSKPTILDQVWGYDFGGEDNIVEVYVRSLREKLEDREHRLIRTIRGAGYRVDLP; from the coding sequence ATGCGGCCATCGAACGGAATCAAAATTTTACTCGTGGACGACGAGCCGAATATATTGCAATTTATTGAATTAGGGCTATTAAATGAAGGTTTCGAGGTACTAACCGCTCAGGACGGTGCAAGCGCGCTGGAAATGGTTAAAGAATACCGGCCGCATGTTGCGGTACTCGATATCATGATGCCTGGCATGGACGGCTTCGAGCTGTGCGCGCGGCTCAAGGAGAGCGAGCGCAGCATCGGAATTATTATGCTGACGGCTAAAGAACAGGTAGGCGACCGGGTGAAGGGTCTTTCCCTGGGAGCTGACGATTATATGATCAAGCCGTTCAGCTTCGCGGAGCTGCTGGCCCGCATCCAGGCGCGGCTGCGCAACCATCATCCGCATCTGTTCGGCGAAGTCGTTGCGGAGCCGTTCCGGATCGATGACCGGCGCAAGGAAATTCGTTACGGCGAGCGCACGCTTGAGCTCTCTCCCACGGAATATGAGCTGCTTAAATTTCTGGTGAGCCATCACGGGATTGTGCTCAGCAAACCGACAATTCTGGATCAAGTGTGGGGGTATGATTTTGGCGGGGAGGATAACATCGTCGAGGTATATGTCCGCTCGCTGCGCGAGAAGCTAGAGGATCGCGAGCACCGGCTCATCCGGACGATTCGGGGTGCGGGTTACCGGGTGGATTTGCCATGA
- a CDS encoding RNA polymerase sigma factor — MRVREEFEEVVKPHFSRLWTYCLYLSATQWEAEDLFQDSLLRAFQHYRKIGAFRHPRSLLYKIARNLSIDAYRKNRGTLVPLEEGVQASYYDPNYASVRGFMEWLTEQLSEREVDMLLLAEWYGYSYQEIAQHQGCTVPAVKMVLHRSKQTLRNGADKQPYGKGTDYPRGKASTVERWTRACISMGERPIAPPSQLVSMLI, encoded by the coding sequence ATGAGGGTGCGGGAAGAATTCGAGGAAGTCGTGAAGCCGCATTTCAGCCGGCTGTGGACGTACTGTCTGTATTTGAGTGCAACACAATGGGAAGCGGAGGACTTGTTCCAGGATTCCCTTCTGCGCGCATTTCAGCATTATCGCAAAATCGGCGCATTCCGCCATCCGCGTTCGCTGCTGTACAAGATTGCCCGCAACTTGTCCATTGATGCTTACCGGAAAAACCGCGGTACCCTTGTCCCGTTGGAGGAAGGGGTTCAAGCGTCTTATTATGATCCCAACTATGCTTCCGTTCGAGGATTTATGGAGTGGTTGACCGAACAACTGTCCGAGCGCGAGGTGGACATGCTGCTGCTTGCGGAGTGGTACGGGTATTCGTATCAAGAAATCGCGCAGCATCAGGGCTGTACGGTCCCGGCGGTCAAGATGGTGCTGCACCGTTCGAAGCAGACGCTCCGCAATGGAGCGGACAAGCAGCCTTACGGGAAGGGGACGGATTACCCGCGTGGAAAAGCATCGACCGTCGAGCGGTGGACACGGGCGTGCATAAGTATGGGTGAACGGCCCATTGCTCCGCCTTCACAGCTGGTATCGATGCTGATTTAA
- a CDS encoding aldo/keto reductase family protein: protein MIYRKLGGSGLKVSEISLGSWLTYGGYVERENAVKSIHTAYDLGINFFDTANVYERGAAEKLLGETIKAFPRDSYVLATKVFGQMGDGPNDRGLSRKHIIEQCNASLQRLGLDYIDIYYCHRHDPETPLHETLRAIDDLVRQGKVLYVGVSEWTAAQMSEALGIADRYLLDRIVVNQPVYNMFDRYIEKEVIPFGERNGIGQVVFSPLAQGLLTGKYKSAANLPPDSRAAKLEWVGKGITEEKLAKVNAMSDLAAELDITVGQLALAWILRQPNVASALVGASRPEQVAENAKASGIVLSEEVRSQIELILE from the coding sequence ATGATCTATCGTAAACTTGGCGGCAGCGGATTAAAGGTTAGTGAGATCAGCCTCGGCAGTTGGTTGACATATGGCGGATATGTGGAACGCGAGAATGCGGTCAAGTCGATTCATACCGCTTACGATCTTGGCATTAATTTCTTCGATACGGCAAATGTTTATGAACGGGGAGCCGCCGAGAAGCTGCTTGGCGAAACCATCAAAGCGTTCCCGCGCGACTCTTATGTGCTGGCGACGAAAGTGTTCGGTCAGATGGGCGATGGGCCGAACGATCGCGGCTTGTCGCGCAAGCATATTATAGAGCAGTGCAATGCCAGCCTGCAGCGGCTCGGCCTGGACTACATCGATATTTATTATTGTCACCGCCATGATCCGGAGACGCCTCTCCATGAGACGCTTCGCGCGATCGATGACCTCGTCCGTCAAGGCAAGGTGCTGTATGTGGGCGTAAGCGAATGGACCGCAGCCCAAATGTCGGAAGCGCTCGGCATTGCGGACCGCTACCTGCTGGACCGCATCGTTGTGAACCAGCCGGTCTACAACATGTTCGACCGGTACATCGAGAAGGAAGTCATTCCGTTCGGCGAGCGCAACGGCATCGGTCAAGTGGTCTTCTCGCCGCTCGCGCAAGGTCTGCTGACAGGCAAGTACAAATCGGCTGCCAATCTGCCGCCGGACAGCCGCGCGGCAAAGCTGGAGTGGGTCGGCAAGGGCATTACCGAGGAGAAGCTGGCGAAGGTAAACGCCATGTCCGACCTTGCCGCAGAGCTGGATATTACGGTAGGCCAACTGGCCCTTGCCTGGATTCTTCGCCAGCCGAACGTGGCGAGCGCGCTGGTCGGCGCAAGCCGTCCGGAGCAGGTGGCGGAGAACGCCAAAGCATCGGGCATCGTGCTCTCGGAGGAAGTAAGAAGTCAGATCGAGCTCATCCTGGAATAG
- the coaW gene encoding type II pantothenate kinase, with protein MNIGIDAGGTLIKVVCRNRGGLKYHKFPSVQLDYVASWINGFDEAQVCVTGGKAALLKSKMKRSAAEIVEFEATSQGVRYFLADHDFTEDAYLVTNVGTGTSIHHVTDRHQKRIGGTGVGGGTMMGLAQLLTGITDYEQIVRLAAKGARDRIDLKVSHIYEGAEPPIPGDLTASNFGHLLPSASLASLSQEELLAAVIGLVGETVATTSVLAAGQCGVSSVIFIGSSFLRNNLLKEVVIRYTKLRGGNPLFLRNGEYCGAVGASLYEASK; from the coding sequence ATGAACATCGGTATCGATGCGGGCGGGACACTCATTAAAGTTGTATGCCGGAACAGGGGAGGGCTCAAATATCATAAATTTCCCAGCGTCCAATTGGACTATGTGGCTTCGTGGATCAATGGGTTCGATGAAGCTCAAGTTTGTGTGACCGGCGGCAAGGCCGCTTTGTTGAAATCGAAGATGAAGCGGTCCGCTGCGGAGATTGTAGAGTTCGAGGCAACCAGTCAAGGCGTGCGCTACTTTCTCGCCGATCACGACTTCACTGAGGACGCGTATCTGGTAACGAATGTAGGAACAGGCACTTCCATTCACCATGTGACGGATCGTCACCAGAAGCGGATTGGCGGAACCGGAGTGGGCGGCGGAACGATGATGGGGCTGGCGCAATTATTAACCGGGATAACCGATTATGAGCAAATCGTGCGGCTGGCAGCCAAGGGCGCGCGGGACCGAATCGATCTGAAGGTGAGCCATATCTATGAAGGCGCGGAGCCACCGATACCGGGAGACTTGACGGCGAGCAATTTCGGGCATTTGCTGCCTTCCGCATCGCTTGCTTCTCTATCGCAAGAGGAGCTATTGGCGGCTGTGATCGGCTTAGTCGGCGAGACCGTGGCGACGACGAGCGTGCTTGCCGCCGGGCAATGCGGCGTGTCCTCCGTTATATTCATCGGCTCATCGTTTCTCCGGAATAACCTTCTCAAAGAGGTGGTCATCCGGTATACGAAGCTAAGAGGAGGAAATCCTCTATTTCTCCGAAATGGGGAGTACTGCGGCGCCGTCGGAGCATCGTTATACGAAGCTTCTAAATAA
- a CDS encoding phosphotransferase family protein, which translates to MDNEVEKGKLIGKGMTAEVYEWGVNRVIKLFYPSIPLNWIQYEDRLCKVVSSAGIPAPAVFGIVETEGRCGIVYERVAGRTMLKFINSKPWKTAAYGKMMAQLHGRMHRSDGTGQRLPEQKTKLAEAIRQSDAVLGGRADAICAYMEKLPGGSSICHGDFHPDNILLRGAGESAAVIDWTDAYVGNPLGDVARTSILLSSPFIPPGLPKLLIPALHIVKKVLNRSYLHTYFMQADTSQEKLDDWLLPVAAARLRENLPGERQWLLQLIDARWARAEQSKSI; encoded by the coding sequence TTGGATAACGAGGTAGAAAAAGGCAAGCTGATCGGCAAAGGAATGACGGCTGAAGTATACGAATGGGGCGTGAACCGGGTCATAAAGCTCTTCTATCCGTCCATTCCTCTGAATTGGATTCAATATGAAGACAGGCTCTGCAAGGTTGTCTCTTCAGCGGGCATCCCTGCTCCGGCCGTGTTCGGAATCGTAGAGACAGAGGGAAGGTGCGGCATCGTATATGAGCGTGTCGCAGGCCGCACGATGCTTAAGTTCATTAATTCCAAGCCATGGAAGACCGCGGCATATGGCAAAATGATGGCGCAGCTGCATGGAAGGATGCACCGGTCGGACGGAACGGGGCAGCGGCTGCCGGAGCAGAAAACGAAGCTCGCCGAGGCGATTCGGCAGTCCGATGCCGTATTAGGCGGCAGAGCGGATGCGATTTGCGCGTATATGGAGAAGCTGCCCGGCGGCAGCTCGATCTGTCATGGCGATTTTCATCCGGATAATATATTGCTTCGGGGTGCCGGGGAATCGGCCGCGGTCATTGACTGGACGGACGCCTATGTAGGCAACCCGCTGGGAGATGTGGCCCGAACAAGCATCCTGCTCAGCAGCCCGTTCATCCCTCCGGGTTTGCCCAAGCTTCTGATCCCTGCACTTCATATCGTGAAGAAGGTGCTGAACCGAAGCTACCTGCATACATATTTCATGCAAGCGGACACATCGCAGGAGAAGCTGGACGATTGGCTGCTGCCGGTGGCTGCGGCCAGACTCCGTGAAAATTTGCCCGGCGAGCGCCAGTGGCTGCTTCAATTGATTGATGCGAGATGGGCGCGGGCAGAGCAATCTAAGTCCATTTAG
- a CDS encoding N-acyl-D-glucosamine 2-epimerase → MLKGPSIQIDPLFPYYRNRSADSIAEEIELAGYRSVHYFVVNENVVDKALIDAFHGRGIGVWAMVIGNGTFSTADYPDEWPSWQMGLLKETNDGFQRFSHFSPGYARWKKAAMVKLASGYPFDGIEIAEPYFPEWGGIERGVYGDVGPLAQSAFLKQYGLEMPEFTDSESPRYYLTDTETYMKWAEFRVDAVNGFIDEMINAKDGVRAARPDILVATWSLAIDAGPDSMEALRVEQGMDAPSMIARVRPDMHMLQTHWPDWIKGDLPPDYTRKYIPFMDAIRTAFPELPLGVQADIGSGETMIKGGQWLEQFEAAAYDIGFTSWTAYEYHIGGYMYESAPVPLRARRNGPDELILSFNKRIDEHSASDGAHYAIIADEQRESGGWTSVAVDGNRVALRAEKLPAEPFELEIGTGITDTPDKWLFKNRPANAVPAGTRIRIAGAGAEDADTRARL, encoded by the coding sequence ATGCTGAAGGGGCCGAGCATCCAGATCGATCCCCTGTTTCCGTATTACCGGAACCGGTCTGCCGACAGCATCGCGGAAGAGATCGAGCTGGCCGGCTACCGGAGCGTCCATTACTTTGTGGTAAACGAGAATGTCGTCGATAAAGCGCTGATCGATGCTTTTCACGGCAGAGGGATTGGCGTTTGGGCGATGGTTATCGGCAACGGAACCTTCTCGACCGCGGATTATCCCGATGAGTGGCCGTCCTGGCAGATGGGTCTGCTGAAAGAAACGAATGACGGCTTTCAGCGCTTCTCCCATTTCAGTCCCGGTTATGCAAGGTGGAAGAAAGCCGCGATGGTCAAACTGGCGAGCGGCTACCCCTTCGACGGGATCGAGATTGCCGAGCCTTACTTCCCGGAATGGGGCGGTATTGAACGAGGCGTCTATGGGGATGTCGGCCCGCTTGCCCAGAGCGCATTTCTGAAACAGTATGGATTGGAGATGCCGGAATTTACGGATTCCGAATCCCCCCGATACTATTTGACAGACACGGAGACTTATATGAAATGGGCGGAATTCCGCGTCGATGCGGTCAACGGCTTCATCGACGAAATGATCAACGCAAAAGACGGCGTCAGAGCAGCCCGTCCGGACATTCTCGTCGCCACCTGGTCGCTGGCGATCGATGCCGGTCCCGATTCGATGGAAGCTCTGCGCGTGGAGCAGGGGATGGATGCTCCCTCCATGATCGCCCGGGTCCGCCCCGATATGCACATGCTTCAGACGCATTGGCCCGATTGGATCAAGGGCGACTTGCCTCCCGACTATACCAGGAAGTACATCCCGTTCATGGACGCGATCCGCACTGCTTTCCCGGAGCTTCCGCTCGGCGTTCAGGCGGACATCGGATCGGGAGAAACGATGATCAAAGGCGGGCAGTGGCTGGAACAGTTCGAAGCTGCGGCTTACGATATCGGCTTTACATCCTGGACGGCCTATGAATATCACATTGGCGGCTATATGTACGAGTCGGCGCCAGTCCCGCTGCGGGCGCGGCGGAATGGCCCGGACGAACTTATCCTATCCTTCAACAAACGTATCGATGAACATTCCGCGTCAGACGGAGCTCACTATGCCATAATAGCGGACGAACAGCGGGAATCCGGCGGCTGGACGTCGGTTGCCGTGGATGGAAACCGGGTTGCGCTGCGGGCGGAGAAGCTGCCTGCGGAGCCGTTCGAGCTGGAGATCGGCACAGGCATCACGGACACGCCCGACAAGTGGTTGTTTAAAAACCGGCCGGCCAACGCCGTTCCCGCCGGCACCCGGATTCGCATTGCCGGGGCAGGAGCGGAGGATGCGGACACTCGAGCTCGCCTATAA